NNNNNNNNNNNNNNNNNNNNNNNNNNNNNNNNNNNNNNNNNNNNNNNNNNNNNNNNNNNNNNNNNNNNNNNNNNNNNNNNNNNNNNNNNNNNNNNNNNNNNNNNNNNNNNNNNNNNNNNNNNNNNNNNNNNNNNNNNNNNNNNNNNNNNNNNNNNNNNNNNNNttttttttttttttttttttttttttggagATACTAttgtatatgtattttctatttttataaaaacatattatttaatttgtaagtttacatatattcataatatttatatgacattaatatattatatatatattacatatgtTGTGTAATATTCTtcatacatacatatatatatatataaatatatatatatataacattttgccgttattttattttatgctatatatatgtatatatttattaatttgtttttttttctgttttACATAACtagggaaaaaaaaaaaaaaaataataaaataaataaataaataataataatgatttgTTCAAAAtgtgttattatatatagagTTGATTTATAATTGCTATAAAATGTTACataattttgtaaaataacatcgtcatttttttttttttttttttaatatgttacataataattatctaaatataatattacagacatatatatatatatatatatatatatattaatgttataaaatatgtgtaaggaaaatatatcaaCATTTTAACGTATGcctatttttataatttatacatatatatatatatatatatattacatttttatatattattttctaattatataaaaaaaaaaatataaataataataattatatatataacaataatgtgcctttatatttatgttgCATGTTCTCAAATGATAAAAGAGaaacattataaaaaaaaaaatatatttatttattttatacatatataatctatatacatatatatatatataagtgcacatatgaaaataaaaaaataaaaactagaaacatatttttaataaatatatattttatttatatatgttttaaaaaaaaaaaaaaaaaaaaaaaaaaagaaaccAACTTATTCTTATgttacacatatatatatatattataattattattattttttttttttgctaCTTGTATCatctattttttaattcagaaataatggaaaaaaaaaaaaatatactttAGTTAAGAATACATAATTTctgtatataatattaaaaaatattaaataaaaattcatatagggaaaaataaaaaaaaaataaatatatataaaatactatatttaaaattgtataaattatacatattattatatatatatattaaaaatgtgtatatgtattaaaaatatatttaaaaaatatctataaaaatgtatttattaaaaatgtatagAAGCAAGactatatataaaaatatatatatatatatatatatattatattatccatatatgataaaataaaatgaaaaataaaagatgaaaaatattaattcaaatataattaaaaatattaccttaaaaatgtatttgtccttttttataacattgtaggtatataattttataatgatttttttttttttataacattaataatttctaatttttaatatatcttattcaacttatttaaaaaaaaaaaaaattatttttactaaaatattaatttttcaaaataattatatatttataaaacatttctttataaatctttatcttttaataacttttaattttaattttaactttttctttttatttgtacctttatatgattaactaatatttaaaaaaaaaaagaaaagaaaagaatacaaaacaaaaacaaatttatttctttatatatttttctacATATGTTTAAAAATTCTCGTAAAGTCTTTAGctttataaatattgaaaaaaaaaaaattaaataaataaataaaattaataaattctATAAAAGCTTCTAATGgtacataaaaataaatatacatacatacatatatatatatatatatatataatataataatatgtttatgttgcaatatacacatttatgtataattaataatttttttttgaagtATCTATTAcactatatatatatatatatatatatataaagtaaaaagaaaaaatatgtcatatatataaaataaaatatataatattcttcatatatctcctttattttgaaaattcattatatattttaaaaactaaattatattacaaaaaagataatatatgtCTAAAAGGATCttgtgaaaaaaaaaataataataataaataaataaataaaataaaataaatatgaataaatataatcataaaatacacatcattattatatattatataaaattaataaaaaaaaattatataataatattatttatttttataaaatacaCATAAAATGTGTCATATTtcattaataatatcaaaaattattatttatatatattctcatttttttttttttttttctatacattttaataattaaattattcttatattaaatgatacATACTTATttagataaaaatatatttattccaaaaaatttaaatatgtagaataaatattattaataataaaaatgtataaataataataataaataaataaataaataaataaatatatatatatatatatgtgagAGTTCTATTTCTCTcttcatatttaataataaaatgaaataaaaaaaaaaaaatatatatatatatatatatatatattatttccaTAAAATGTATATCATAAGTTTTATATTCCTTTTATATTTCGTTCTTATAAGAAAAGAGAATTTGATATGTATAAttctaaattttttttttttttttttttttttcaaataagACAAGGAATGTTTTTCTCCTTCtcctttatttttatttcatgACACTTAAGACAATTTtgtaaacatataaaaaactttattcattttaagAAAGTgtttattatgataaagTTAAAATGgttaattataaaataatgaatttaCACGAGACATAAACAATTacacaaaaatatttataaatatatataatatatatatatataatatatatatatatatatatttatgttgtataaaaaattaagaaataaaaattttcagaaattagaaatatatacaaatatgctataaacaaatgatattataaatatatataatgaagataaatatgttttaaaaatattaaaaggagaaaaaaagaatatgtGAAATTACAGATTGAAACCAAAAGGAATCATAAGATTAATACAcaatattttgttcatacatttttatcaatattaaaaaaatgtgtatatatattataaataaggATATTTCTTAATTGTTTAGATGTTTTAATGAGGTTTGCACTATATTTTAGTGAACTtccataaaaataaatatatataaatatatatatatatatatatatttatttatttataatttgctatttttctttttgttaattttataaaggCTCATTGTTTTTCTAAGAAAACATTTTCAAATTGAAAACACTCTCAACATTGGGACggaaaacaaaaaaaatttacgTTCATATTTTGTCAACTTATaatgtaattatataaaattagGTACAACGTAGTATAAAAcaacaatataaaaaaaaaaaaaaaaaaaaaaaaaaaaaaaaaaaaaaaattataaaaaaaaataaaaaattaaaaaaataaaattttttaaaaatttaaatatttaaatttaaaattttttttttttttttttttttttttttttttttttttttttttttttttttttttttttttNNNNNNNNNNNNNNNNNNNNNNNNNNNNNNNNNNNNNNNNNNNNNNNNNNNNNNNNNNNNNNNNNNNNNNNNNNNNNNNNNNNNNNNNNNNNNNNNNNNNNNNNNNNNNNNNNNNNNNNNNNNNNNNNNNNNNNNNNNNNNNNNNNNNNNNNNNNNNNNNNNNNNNNNNNNNNNNNNNNNNNNNNNNNNNNNNNNNNNNNNNNNNNNNNNNNNNNNNNNNNNNNNNNNNNNNNNNNNNNNNNNNNNNNNNNNNNNNNNNNNNNNNNNNNNNNNNNNNNNNNNNNNNNNNNNNNNNNNNNNNNNNNNNNNNNNNNNNNNNNNNNNNNNNNNNNNNNNNNNNNNNNNNNNNNNNNNNNNNNNNNNNNNNNNNNNNNNNNNNaaaaaaaaaaaaaaaaaaaaaaaaaaaaaaaaaaaaaaaaaaaaaaaaaaaaacctATTCACAACAATTAAATGTTTAgttaatttaatttttttaaaattctAAATATCTAATGTCAAAATTGTTCCAGTAACACATATGCACATTTTgactatatataatatttcttgtttatctatttatttttagtTATTTTCACAATTTTACCTGAATTGTTCAggaaaatttaaaaaaaaaaaaaaaattataaatggCTAGTAGCTACATAAACCACGAactataaaatataaaaatatattataaatatattatatatatatatatatatgttttaattttatattaatgtgtattattttgtttttacttttatttttttttttttggaatGATTTTATTCCATACGTTTGTGTAGAACAACCGAATTAAAACTGgattaaaaaattataatatattatattatattatattatattatattataaatataaaattattttttttatttcatgttattttattttttatttttaacaaTATGTTACGGCATATTCTTtccataatttttataaatgtaataatttatgtattttttattttttaaaaaaattaagaaaacaaaagaaaaaataagtaaaaaaaaataataaatataaattaaatttcgtgtgaagaattaaaaaaatatgtgtatttttaaatatatatgacaAAAGGTCAACTTTCGAATgatacaaaataaaaatatatatacacacgtaattatatatatatatatatataatattatttatttattattttaattgaaatgggaaaaaatataaaaaaaaaagaacaaaagaaacaacatatatatttgtaacattatatttgcatagatataaataaaaaaataagaaagTAAAAGGTCTagtcatttttttatttttgtaataaaCAAAAGTATAAgcaaaaaataaaataataaaataaaataataaaataaaataaaataataaaaatattgttattatatattttatgagaaaattatattacaattgttaattttattttcccataatttcctttttttttttttaaaaaataaaaaatattaaatatatttgttcatctcttatgaatataaaaataattaaaacctgtgtatatatgataatcactttattttttttaattttatatatttttactaAACAgtttaaagaaataatttattcaGATGAAAAAAGTTTCGTTCTGTTTAAATTGaggaaagaaaaaagaaaaatatacctatatataatattaagtacatatatttttttctcgttatagtattatatatatatatatatatatatatatatatttataaatatatatttattatatatatattatatataaattatattatatatatatgtattttttttttttttttttNNNNNNNNNNNNNNNNNNNNNNNNNNNNNNNNNNNNNNNNNNNNNNNNNNNNNNNNNNNNNNNNNNNNNNNNNNNNNNNNNNNNNNNNNNNNNNNNNNNNNNNNNNNNNNNNNNNNNNNNNNNNNNNNNNNNNNNNNNNNNNNNNNNNNNNNNNNNNNNNNNNNNNNNNNNNNNNNNNNNNNNNNNNNNNNNNNNNNNNNNNNNNNNNNNNNNNNNNNNNNNNNNNNNNNNNNNNNNNNNNNNNNNNNNNNNNNNNNNNNNNNNNNNNNNNNNNNNNNNNNNNNNNNNNNNNNNNNNNNNNtaaattaaattataattttaaaaaaaaaaaattatatatatattttttatttaaatttttttttttttttttttttttttttttttttttttttttttttttttttttttgaacgaatgtgatgataatacatttttataagaatataaaaatatttgaataaAATACAACATAGGGGTtgattaaaatattatatattatttttatttttataaatttttcttaatgtaatttttttaataataaacaaaacAATGCCAGCAAAAAGTAAAAAAGATATGCAAGAGGAAAAATGTCATAGaataaaagaagataataaaaatgaaaatgattctaataataatttgtttttgaaagaagaaaaagaaatatatacatataaaaaacttgatgaacaaaataaagaGAAGGAAtgtaatgataataaagatcaagaaataaataacaagaaaaagaaaataaatgataacaaaaaagaagatatGGATAAACAAAATACAACACAAAATGAGGAAAAGAAAGATGAAGATagtgttttttttaaaagaataataaatgttGAAATTACTccaaatataaaaaatttcatagaattatttcttttaagtagagaagatatattaaattgGTGTTCAAAAAACAATTCCATGTATTCctataaaattaatgaaaaaatatggaaTATCATTTTTAGTGATTCAAAAAATACCTTAGAAAACTTTCTAAAGGAAAAAAGTATTAACATTGATATGTTGAGTGTGcttgtatatatatataacttatattgtactaataataataaagacAAAATAAACTTCCAGGACATTATGAACAGTTCTTGCATAACatgtaaaataaataaataaatatatatatatatatatatatatatataatgtatatattttttttcaagCCTTATCACATGTACCtctgttttttttttcttttttctttttatgtAGACCGGGGTATATACGAAAATATAGACGAAAACAGTAAAACGTTTAAGAATTTATTAAGAGAAGAAAGAGAATATAAAAGGATAGTAGGAGATACCAATAATCAGACAAATGACTTTTTTAGcaattataaaaaatctTATCCGTAATGATTTacaaacaaatataaatatttatccatatatatatatatatatatatatatatattttttttttttttttttttttttttttttcagatatggtataaatttaataataggcatttttttaactttCTTAGGAGGATATTATGGAAGTCTCATATTGGGATATACAAAATTCACAACGGTAAAAtggaaagaaaaaaatatatatgtaaatataaataaataaatatatatatatatatatatatatatatttatatatatatgtgaatgcatatatttcatattttttttctccttGTCTTAGAGATTAATTTGTGGAATATTATTTTCGTATGTCACATTAATTTTGGAagttataatttttataattattaacGAGAAGATAGAAAACGTAAAGAAgaatcaaaaaaaaatgggAAGTAATTATGAATTGTATGAAAGGGTTCATATAAAAGATGATAATGAGgacaagaaaaaaaaaaaaattatggaAAGCGTGGAATTAATTGAAGAGACTACTAAACCTTCAACTGTTAAGCAAAGAAAGAAAACATAAGAATGTTCATATCTTCttgtttataatataaagaaaatatatatatatatatatacatactgtgtatatataaataaatatttatatattttattattgtacgaattatttattttacaCAGTTCTTATATGTTTATGTATTTTACGgatttttttctattacatatatatat
This is a stretch of genomic DNA from Plasmodium reichenowi strain SY57 chromosome 14, whole genome shotgun sequence. It encodes these proteins:
- a CDS encoding hypothetical protein (conserved Plasmodium protein, unknown function), which translates into the protein MPAKSKKDMQEEKCHRIKEDNKNENDSNNNLFLKEEKEIYTYKKLDEQNKEKECNDNKDQEINNKKKKINDNKKEDMDKQNTTQNEEKKDEDSVFFKRIINVEITPNIKNFIELFLLSREDILNWCSKNNSMYSYKINEKIWNIIFSDSKNTLENFLKEKSINIDMLSVLVYIYNLYCTNNNKDKINFQDIMNSSCITYRGIYENIDENSKTFKNLLREEREYKRIVGDTNNQTNDFFSNYKKSYPYGINLIIGIFLTFLGGYYGSLILGYTKFTTRLICGILFSYVTLILEVIIFIIINEKIENVKKNQKKMGSNYELYERVHIKDDNEDKKKKKIMESVELIEETTKPSTVKQRKKT